The nucleotide sequence AAAACGATAGATTACGTATTTTATTCATATGTATCATACACGACTTTGGTATCTTCGTCGCCTTATGTTTCACATTGAATCATTATAACAGAAAAACGGACGTTGACCAATCGAATCTTTAAGCTCATAACGGGTTGCTTTCAACCATTAGTATATGTCTTAATCGAAAGAAAAGACCCGATTATCTAAAAATAATGGGTCCTCTTCTAAGCTAGTTATAACTGCCTTGCATATTGTAAGTATTTGACACCGTGCTCCTTTACGTATAAGCGCCAGCTAATCTCAGAGTTAGTATCGACAACGCGTTCCTTATCCTGCTTCATTTCTGCTAACATGTCCATTGTTTTGTCAGATGGTACTTTCGCATATGGACCGACCATAACATCATCGAAACCAGATCGAACAAGTCGTAGTAATAAAACATCGCCCACTTTGACATCATCAAAAGAAAAAAGCATACTTTTCACCTTAAACGCCTCTGCATTCGCTTGAAACGGATCAGCGATGAGCAACTCCTTATGTGAATCGACTCGTTTTACCATGTACGGTTCAAGCGCCATCATAAATAACAGCCCACTTTGTTGAAGCATTCCTTTTGAAAGATGCTGCCTTTGTTCACGAATGAACATATCAAACATTCTTGAACCAACAACAGTACGATAATCAAAGGCAAACCAGTGCTCAAAATGGACGGTCCAAAAGTCATCACTAACTTGATCAGGTTGCAGTCCAACCATGTGGTGAAAAAGATGCTTCGCTCGTACCTTTTCTCGCAAATTTGTATTCTTCTGCAAATATGAGAAAAAGGATTCATACAACGAAAACAGCTGACGGTCTGCTTCAAGCTGTTTTTCTATTCGTAACTGTCTAAAGTCGACAATGGGCTCATTCTTCACCGTACTCCCCCCTTACTTGTCAACTACATAACATCCGTCTAATATATGTTTCTACTCAACACGTTCTAGACGTGGGTTTTCGCGGTATCGACGGCCAGCTTTGGCTTCATGTTCACCGTTTAACAAGACATTGTCTCCGGTAAAGCCAATATGAATTTTTAATAAACTACTGCCGACACCATAAATATCAACAGGGACATTCAGCTCTTCATATTCGGTAATACGCTCGGCTGTAAATCCACCTGTGGCAATTATTTTGACGTGCTGATAGCCTTCTTTATCAAGCGCTCTTCGAAGAGCAAAGATTAGCTCAGGGCTTACCCCGCGTGGATCAAACGACCCTAGGACTTCTGGATGACGGAAAAAGTATTGATCAACCATCGTCCGAGACGTATCTACTCTTACCCCTGTTAAATCATCACCAAATGCACGCGCTACTTTTAACGAATCGGTAAGGACGTCATTGTTGTAATCAACAAGTGCCGTTAATTCATCCTCTGGGTAGGTCTCTTGATACGCTTTTGTCGCTTCAACGACATCACCTTGGAACAATTGCAATAAGGCATGAGGCATTGTCCCCATTCCCATTTTCCCCCACCATTCGCTCATCGCATGGGTAGCTTGTGCCTTTGAACCACCAATAAAAGCGGAATAGCCATCACCTGCTTGTTGAGTGAAGTGATCATCACGGTCTCCCATAAAGATAATCGGCTTTTGCACGCCTGACTTACGTGCAGCTTTTACGACATTGTATACATTCGTCGCTACAGATGTTCGTCGCGCAAAAATCCCATCAATAATTCCTTCTAAGTAGCCAAAATTTTGATACGGCCCAGTAATGGTTAAGACGGTCTCATACGGCTTTACCTTATCTCCATCCTTTAACGAATGGATTTCTAGTGTTTCCGGGTTCTTTGCGAATGTTTTGATTAGGGCAATAACTTCATCGGTCCCACACAAAACGGCATTCTTTTTTTGAAAAAATTGCATCGTCACGGTGTTGTTCGGACGATACTTTTCAACAATCTCTCTCGTTTTCAAAAAATATACAGCTGAAAACCAACCTTCTCTAATCCGCTCATCAAATTTAAATGTTTGGTTTGTTAGCCGTTTTATTTTCCCTTGTAATTTAAGTTCAATTTCTTTCATCATCAACTATACTCCTTGTACCTATACCAATTACTATTATGTTCATTACTTAGAATGCCCGTGAAAGAATCCGATATCCTTCCACGGGCTACACAACCATTAATGGAGATACGTTTCTTTACCGTTTTCCATAATTACAGCCTCAATGATTTCTTTTACGTCATCTTCCTTCACTTTCGAAAGACCATCTCGCAAAACGATAGGAAAGTCTTGCTCTTTACGTTTTAATAAGGATAAATACCTTGGGGAAATTGACTCGATTAAATGTGCTAATTGAATCGTTTGCATGATAACCACTCCCTAAAATGTAGTGTTTGTTCACTTGCGATTTCAATTGTTTCTGTCAAACTGTCAACTTCTAAATCATTCACCTTATTTAACGCTGAATCATTCATTATACATATGCAATTATATTACTAAGTTATATCATATAAAACCTTACCGGAGAAAACAAGGCTAGAACAAGATTTTCTCTTTAATCTTTAGTCTGTGTGATGTAAGACACGTTCCTCGAACTCATCGACTGTCATTAACACTTGACGTGGTTTGCTCCCCATTGCTTCGGAGACAATTCCTTTTGCTTCCATCATATCAATTAATCGTGCAGCCCGGTTGAAGCCAACACGAAAGCGGCGCTGAACACTAGATGACGATGCTCCACCTTGTTCAATGACGTAATAACAAGCGTCTTCAAAC is from Desertibacillus haloalkaliphilus and encodes:
- a CDS encoding nicotinate phosphoribosyltransferase; translation: MKEIELKLQGKIKRLTNQTFKFDERIREGWFSAVYFLKTREIVEKYRPNNTVTMQFFQKKNAVLCGTDEVIALIKTFAKNPETLEIHSLKDGDKVKPYETVLTITGPYQNFGYLEGIIDGIFARRTSVATNVYNVVKAARKSGVQKPIIFMGDRDDHFTQQAGDGYSAFIGGSKAQATHAMSEWWGKMGMGTMPHALLQLFQGDVVEATKAYQETYPEDELTALVDYNNDVLTDSLKVARAFGDDLTGVRVDTSRTMVDQYFFRHPEVLGSFDPRGVSPELIFALRRALDKEGYQHVKIIATGGFTAERITEYEELNVPVDIYGVGSSLLKIHIGFTGDNVLLNGEHEAKAGRRYRENPRLERVE